One Dama dama isolate Ldn47 chromosome 31, ASM3311817v1, whole genome shotgun sequence genomic window carries:
- the LOC133050153 gene encoding olfactory receptor 5K4-like, producing the protein MAKENQSLTTEFILKGFTDHPVLKTVLFLVFLAIYLITTVGNLGLVALIFRERHLHTPMYILLGNLALMDFCCSSAITPKMLQNLFSKDRMISLYECMAQFYFLCLAETADCFLLAAMAYDRYVAICKPLQYHTMMSQKLCVQMTTGAYIASNLHSVIHVGLLLRLTFCRSSQIDHFFCDILPLYRLSCTDPYINELMIYIFSMPIQIITIATVLISYVYILFTVFKIKSREGRGKALSTCASHFLSVSIFYICLLMYIRPFEEGDKDIPVAIFYTIVIPLLNPFIYSLRNKEVINVLKKIMRTYTILKQA; encoded by the coding sequence ATGGCTAAGGAAAATCAATCTTTGACAACTGAGTTCATTCTCAAAGGATTTACAGATCATCCCGTGCTGAAGACCGTTCTGTTCCTGGTGTTCCTTGCCATCTATCTGATCACTACTGTGGGCAATCTTGGTCTGGTGGCATTGATTTTTAGGGAACGTCATCTTCACACACCAATGTACATCCTTCTGGGTAACCTCGCTCTGATGgatttctgttgctccagtgccatAACCCCCAAGATgctacagaatttattttctaaagacagaatgatctccctCTATGAATGCATGGCACAATTTTACTTTCTCTGCCTTGCTGAAACTGCAGATTGCTTTCTCCTGGCAGCAATGGCCTATgatcgctatgtggccatctgcaaaccacTGCAATACCACACCATGATGTCACAGAAACTTTGCGTTCAGATGACCACGGGGGCCTACATAGCTAGTAACCTGCATTCTGTGATTCATGTAGGACTTCTATTGAGGTTAACTTTCTGTAGATCTAGTCAAATTGACCACTTTTTTTGTGACATTCTTCCACTATATAGACTTTCCTGTACTGACCCTTATATTAATGAActaatgatatatattttttcaatgccAATTCAAATCATTACCATTGCCACTGTCTTGATTTCTTATGTTTACATTCTTTtcactgttttcaaaataaaatccagAGAAGGGAGAGGTAAAGCCTTATCCACTTGTGCATCCCACTTCCTATCTGTCTCAATATTCTACATTTGTCTTCTCATGTATATTCGACCATTTGAAGAAGGGGATAAAGATATACCAGTGGCAATTTTTTACACAATAGTAATTCCTTTATTAAACCCTTTTATTTATAGCCTGAGAAACAAGGAAGTGataaatgttctgaaaaaaatTATGAGGACTTATACTATTCTTAAACAAGCTTAA
- the LOC133050138 gene encoding olfactory receptor 5K3-like: MTQDNLSLATEFTLTGFTDHPQLKPLLFLVFLTIYLITMVGNLGLVALIVTEHRLHTPMYIFLGNLALMDSCCSSAITPKMLQNLFSKDRMISLYECIVQFYFFCLAETAECFLLAAMAYDRYVAICKPLKYHTMMSQKLCAQMTAGAYTAGNIHPAIHVGFLFRLTFCRSHQINHFFCDVLPFYRLSCVDPYINQLMVFIFSGSIQTFTITTVIISYLFILFTIFKMKSNKTRGKALSTCASHFLSVSIFYGSLLFMYIRPSSVNEEEKDIPVAIFYTLVIPLLNPFIYSLRNKEVIKVMKRIMKIS, translated from the coding sequence ATGACTCAGGATAACCTCTCCTTGGCAACTGAATTTACCCTGACAGGATTTACAGACCACCCACAGCTGAAGCCCCTTCTGTTCCTGGTGTTCCTCACCATCTATCTGATCACCATGGTGGGGAATCTTGGCCTGGTGGCATTGATAGTTACAGAGCATCGTCTTCACACACCAATGTACATCTTCCTGGGTAACCTCGCGCTGATggattcctgttgctccagtgccatTACCCCCAAGATGCTACAGAACCTCTTTTCCAAAGACAGAATGATTTCCCTCTATGAATGCAtagtacaattttattttttctgccttGCTGAAACTGCAGAATGCTTTCTTCTGGCAGCAATGGCCTATGatcgctacgtggccatctgcaaaccacTGAAGTACCACACCATGATGTCACAGAAACTCTGCGCTCAGATGACCGCGGGGGCCTACACAGCTGGGAACATTCATCCTGCGATTCATGTAGGGTTTCTGTTTAGGCTAACTTTCTGCAGGTCTCATCAAATCAACCACTTCTTTTGTGATGTGCTTCCATTTTACAGACTCTCTTGTGTGGACCCTTATATCAATCAACTGatggtatttatcttttcagGGTCAATTCAAACCTTTACTATTACCACAGTAATAATCTCTtatcttttcatccttttcacaattttcaaaatgaaatctaACAAGACCAGAGGCAAAGCCCTATCTACTTGTGCGTCCCACTTTCTCTCTGTCTCAATTTTCTACGGTTCTCTTCTCTTCATGTACATTCGACCAAGTTCAgttaatgaagaagaaaaagacatacCTGTTGCTATTTTTTATACTCTAGTTATTCCTTTACTAAACCCTTTTATTTATAGTCTAAGAAATAAGGAAGTAATAAAAGTCATGAAAAGAATTATGAAGATTTCATAA